In Mytilus edulis chromosome 4, xbMytEdul2.2, whole genome shotgun sequence, the following proteins share a genomic window:
- the LOC139521437 gene encoding uncharacterized protein, with protein MPASDYHVSLYIVYLMQNECSASKIDEVIYSVGFAHKIAGFVNPCSSDLVVQVAEGAKRQLSRPSNKKEPITAEILSKLVEKFGVSNNLYDIRIVTMCLIGFAGFMRFSELVDSPGWVANIDVLVRDRQYIYHNTHWY; from the exons ATGCCAGCAAGTGATTATCATGTGAGcttgtatattgtttatttaatgCAAAACGAGTGTTCAGCTTCAAAGATAGACGAAGTTATTTATTCAGTAGGTTTTGCACACAAAATTGCTGGATTTGTAAATCCGTGTTCTTCTGATCTTGTTGTACAAGTAGCCGAAGGAGCTAAAAGACAGTTATCTCGTCCAAGTAATAAGAAAGAACCGATCACAGCCGAAATTTTAAGTAAACTTGTCGAAAAATTCGGAGTGTCCAATAATCTTTATGATATACGTATTGTTACAATGTGTTTGATTGGTTTTGCTGGTTTTATGAGGTTTTCTGAATTG gTTGATAGTCCAGGATGGGTCGCAAACATTGATGTGCTAGTCAGAGACAGACAATATATTTATCACAATACTCATTGGTATTAA